DNA sequence from the Chondrinema litorale genome:
GCTGTGGTAAGTGTAAAAAAGATGTTGATAAGCGCATGTTTCCACTTATTGTATTTCAACTTAAAGAGTGGAACAGCACTTTCTACCATCCAAAAAAAGGCAAGTCCTCCCACTAGCAAGAATGTTCTGTGAGCTGTGGGCATATTAGAAAAGTAGTTGATAATAGTTTCCATTTTCATTCATATTTACTCTAATTTACTTTAACTTAAGTAGATATTGTAGTCAAAGCAGATAAGTAGAAATTGAATAGATCCATTTACAGATAAATCCAAAATCTTTAGTCAGTTTCTAAATATAATATTTCTGACTCAAGTTAAAAAGTGGAAAAGGGCATGAATAAAGCTAAAAAATGTAGTGTATGCCAAACAGATGTAATCGGTTTGTACTGTTATAATTGCGGTCAAAAAATTACAGGTAGAAGACTGAGTTTTAAGGAAATACTTGCTGAATTAACAGAAGGTATATTTTCTATTGAAAGATCTTTAATAGCTACATTTTATCATTTGCTAATTAAACCAAAGCAAGTTGTTGAAAACTATTGGGCAGGAAACCGAAACTATTACTACAGTCCGGTAAAAATGCTTACACTGGCACTTTTTGTTATTGGTATTCATCTCGTATTTGTAGATAAAGATATATTAGGTGTAAGCGTAAATATGAATGGAATTTCTAAGGAAATGTCTGCCATTTTTTCCCCTCAACTTTTCTTTATGGTATTGATGCTACCACTCATTTCCTTTACAACCTATATTACTTATTTTAAGCAAAAACACAATGCACTTGAGCATTTAACTTCAGTAACATATTTATTTGCTTTTTGGGCGGTTGTAATTACTGTTTTCTGGGACTTGTTAGAATTAATTTTAGGGAATCCTGAAA
Encoded proteins:
- a CDS encoding DUF3667 domain-containing protein; protein product: MNKAKKCSVCQTDVIGLYCYNCGQKITGRRLSFKEILAELTEGIFSIERSLIATFYHLLIKPKQVVENYWAGNRNYYYSPVKMLTLALFVIGIHLVFVDKDILGVSVNMNGISKEMSAIFSPQLFFMVLMLPLISFTTYITYFKQKHNALEHLTSVTYLFAFWAVVITVFWDLLELILGNPESIGAFALFSLGLFIWTARIFTRSAKWYRIVLNTLAEFFIFCFLIISLVGILYLFDPNTLDVSDS